The DNA region TGGATGCATTGGAAAAGGAGGTTGAGCTGCTTCGACGACAGAGAGCCGCGTCAGAGCAAGCAGCATTGGACGCAAAACAGAGGCAAAGTTCCGGCGGCATGTGGGGCTGGCTCGTTGGAACCCCTCCTGATAAATCTGAATCGTGATCGCCTCCTGAGGACAGTACTTTAGTTCATACAGGCCATGATTATATATTTTACTTGTAACATTTATATACCCGTTGATATTTTTTACAGTTTTTTATCCTCGTTTCTGGCATTCGTGTTCATTTTGACCACAGAAGAATAAGAATCATTAGTTTCGTCATCTGGTTTGGCGTATTGCAATCACTCAACTGTACCGGTCATGTATGGTCATTCTTTTGAAGTTATTGTTCAATATAGATTATTCGTTTCACTCGGCTGTTCGCACTAGTTGCTTGATATTACTGCGTCCATATTCACTTGTTTCTATGTAACTGTCGTACCTTGCCTTGTACGAACTGCAATAAACATGTCTCAATTATCGGTTTTGAATCTGCATTGATGGTGCAACGCCACCGCTAGCAGCCCTTGACCACAACATACATGATTCCAGATAGAGTATTCACATAATGAGATAATTTCATCTTATTATGAACTTGTGGGCATATGAGACATGGACGCTTATCATGATGGCATCCACTTATTTCTTGTCTGGGATCTTCTTCAGCAATTCGTCCAGAACCTCGAACAGATCCGCAACGAGTCCATAATCTGCAACCTGGACAGCACCATTGCAGTTGGCTTAGAATTTTTAGGGCTTTTAGTAATTATTTATACTACTAGTGGGAGATCATTATTCATTAAATGCGAGAAGGAACCTGAAATATGGGGGCATCAGCATCTTTATTAACAGCCACAATAACCTTTGAATCTCTCATTCCAGCCAAGTGTTGTATTGCTCCAGAAACTCCAAAAGCCATATAGAGCTCCGGTGCAACAATTTTCCCTGTCTGACCAACCTGAGGACAAAAAGACACCGCAACGATAAAATGAGCGAGCAATGAATTAGATGGTTGTTCATAAAAGAAGGCAGCAATGAACTAGAGAAATGGCAGGATGTTGATCATGGCAGTAATGCCAGTAGCTTTATAGCAGCATTTACAACTATATATTAGCAGGATGATTCATTAACACATTTAGTATTTTCCAACTTGCGGTGCTTACCTGGAGGTCGTTTGGAACATAACCCGCATCAACAGCAGCCCTAGTCGCACCCACTACAGAAAAGAGAAGTATTCAGTCAGAAACTTACTGTCTGCAGGGGAATGAATTTTGCATGAGGCCTTGGTAAAATATCAACACTAACGATTTCAGTGCCTCCAAGAAACATCAAGTGAATGGACAAGCAATGTCCAGATAGAAGCTCAAACCTGCTGCACCAAGTTTCTCAGCAAGCTGCTCCAACAATTTAAAATTTTCAGCACTCTTTAAACCTCTGCCTCCAGTGACTACTACACGTGCGTTTGCAAGATCAGGTCGCTCCGTGTCTTGGGATGTCAGATTCACCCATGTGGATTTCCCTATGGAACCTATGCATCAGATAAGGTACTTCCAGTTACGTGCCAAAATTTTATATCAATAAACTGCAAGTATAGGACTAATAAGATATCAAAAGAGAGGTGAGTTTTTTCCTGCAGCCTGTTTTAACTTTACTAAAATTAAGGATGTGAAAGAAAAATATTCTGTTGATCCTCGATTACAACTAGAGTTTAATTGCGTAAGTGAGAACATTACTAAAGCAACACAAAACAAATAAGAACAATTATGAAGGATTGCTGATTGTTAACAGAAGAATATGGTGAAGGAACCAAACAAACCTTCACTGAGGAAAGAGAGATCAACCTGGGTGATTGGTGCAACCTTTGTTTCAGACATGGCCTCAGTAGTTGGAGAAAATGAAGTCGATCTAATACTCATCACGCAAGGATCCTCTCCAGTATATTTCACAGTACAAAGTGCATTTCCAGCATAAATTGGCCTGAAGTCAGAAGCACACATTAATTATAGCATGAACCAGTGGATGCCATATAACATTGCGCTCTACGCTAAAGCATGAAGCCCCCAAAACAGTAAACATCGCAAAAGGCAGCTAGGGACTTGTGTGAATGGCTGAATGACACCATAGACCATAAATGACTTTACTCTTCAggtttatatttttttacaccCATAAACTAAAACAAATTAGCATAAAATGTGATGAAGCAGGTTGGTAATGAGCAAAGCAGTGCCACGGATCTCTAAGCCATAACTTAAGATTCAGTAAACTATCAAGAAGGGGGCATTCGATAATTTGTCATCGTTAATATTGGCAGTTGCAGTACCTCATCTGCGAACATGCAGATGAGCACACAAATAGGACCTTACGAATTGAGGTTTATGGACTGTTTTCCAAGGCATGAAAATGGGGTCAAGTACACTAAAACGCACAAAATGGACCAATCCAAAACCACATGTACACATGAAATAAAAACCTTAACCAGCATGCTGGAGGGACAAATATTGTTTCAGCATCCCACTCCCACATGATGAATATAATGCTAAAGAGCACAGTAAGCAGCAGAATATCAAACCTCACAAAGACTCGTGGCTCCTTTATTGCGGTGACATCGGTAACAGGGGATACATCAAGAAGAGCTGCAGCACGTGGAAGCAAATTCTTCCCGAATGATGTCGATGAAGCTATAACATGAGAGTAGCCTCGTTTCTGCTGAACAGAGCGGAGCAGCTCAGCCCACGGTTCAGCCAAAGGATGTGCAAAGGCTTCTGAATCAGCAACGAGCACCTGCAGTGCTAGAAAACCAACTGATAAGCAGAGGAGCCCGCAGAACAAAGCTTCTATTTCTCTTCTAGTTTTCAACTCGCTCTTGGGAGGCATTGAAGGGATAAAATTGGCATCAATATATGATTACTGGGCTGGACAGAATTGGGGAACAGCATTACAGCAGCACAATACCTCAGAAACCAATGGATGACTGGACGCAGCATGATCGGCAGCCTTGTGAAGCGCAGGCCCGGATCCACCCAACAGAACGGAAATTTTGTTCTCTTTTGCAATGGCCTCCGCAGCGGCCAATGCGCTCAGGGACGACGGCTTCACGAACCCACCTTCGTGTTCCGCTACGACCAGCGTGCTCACCTAGATCGACAGACACACGCACAAATAAGCACTAATCTGTGGAGAGCGAAATCGAAGGCGCTCGCATTGGCAACCTTGTCCAGGTTGCTTGATCCGCGGCTAAAAACTATAAGCAGGGATTCGATTCCCACGCGATCGATAAACGGAGCGGGGCAAGTGATTAGTGCGGCGCGAACGCATCCAAGTTCTCGCGGAACAAAACACAATCCTGCCAGCTGAGCCCTTATGCGAGGTGAACTGAAGTGCATGCGAGGAGGAAGCGAACTCACGAATCTGCGGAGCGACTGGGCGAGGAGACGCGAGCTGCAGCGGaagccgcctcctcctccgtatCCGCTTCCCCTCCGCAGCGCGCCCGCCACCATCGCCGCCATGCCTATCTCTCTGAATTCGGAAGGGTGAGCTGAAACTGAAACGGGAGGACTCTGCTCCAGAAAAAGGCAGCAGGAAACGAGCAGGAGTGGGGAGAGACGTCACGGAATGGATGGGTCGTTGGAG from Panicum hallii strain FIL2 chromosome 9, PHallii_v3.1, whole genome shotgun sequence includes:
- the LOC112876152 gene encoding electron transfer flavoprotein subunit alpha, mitochondrial isoform X2, producing the protein MAAMVAGALRRGSGYGGGGGFRCSSRLLAQSLRRFVSTLVVAEHEGGFVKPSSLSALAAAEAIAKENKISVLLGGSGPALHKAADHAASSHPLVSEVLVADSEAFAHPLAEPWAELLRSVQQKRGYSHVIASSTSFGKNLLPRAAALLDVSPVTDVTAIKEPRVFVRPIYAGNALCTVKYTGEDPCVMSIRSTSFSPTTEAMSETKVAPITQVDLSFLSEGKSTWVNLTSQDTERPDLANARVVVTGGRGLKSAENFKLLEQLAEKLGAAVGATRAAVDAGYVPNDLQVGQTGKIVAPELYMAFGVSGAIQHLAGMRDSKVIVAVNKDADAPIFQVADYGLVADLFEVLDELLKKIPDKK
- the LOC112876152 gene encoding electron transfer flavoprotein subunit alpha, mitochondrial isoform X1 → MAAMVAGALRRGSGYGGGGGFRCSSRLLAQSLRRFVSTLVVAEHEGGFVKPSSLSALAAAEAIAKENKISVLLGGSGPALHKAADHAASSHPLVSEVLVADSEAFAHPLAEPWAELLRSVQQKRGYSHVIASSTSFGKNLLPRAAALLDVSPVTDVTAIKEPRVFVRPIYAGNALCTVKYTGEDPCVMSIRSTSFSPTTEAMSETKVAPITQVDLSFLSEGSIGKSTWVNLTSQDTERPDLANARVVVTGGRGLKSAENFKLLEQLAEKLGAAVGATRAAVDAGYVPNDLQVGQTGKIVAPELYMAFGVSGAIQHLAGMRDSKVIVAVNKDADAPIFQVADYGLVADLFEVLDELLKKIPDKK